The genomic segment tagtataaaccaTTAAATGccattaaatttcattaatttacgttaatcataataataataatattaatacgtagGTGCATTTAATAGGGTATAGctagtttaataattgtatggttAGTGCTTTAATAGCAACATTTAATAGATAGACATGTCTGTGCCTCGGTGGCTATTTTTCTGATCTACCATGTATAAAATCTTAGGAGGCtggtgcacattttttttttcgttgtgcAATTAGTGACGTAGGCCGTAGTACacacacaataaaattatagccATTAATGTATCATACGTCTGTTGTAATCTTTTTACCTTACACGAGGTCTTggatataaccataatataatatattaatatattacacatggTACCTAGTTGTATGTCTTTTATTCGATAGGTATTTAATCTATAAGTCAATTAATCAATCTGTCGCGCATGTTCGTTTTCTCTTCGTGGCCGACGCGGCCGCCGGCCACGCACAACATTacttacacaaaataattttttcaagtttttgagAAGGTATCGTTTCACAGAGTATTAACCAcccattacaataaatatagagaaaatatttttgagagtaTGACAATCGatttcaaaacaattcaaaatgaataaaaagtacctacgattttttttttaaattttaaagtcgtatacaatgtaaaataataataaaatgtaaaaccgATATGTCAAACCcatcaaaatattatcctctataatatttgtaataggtgattttGCTCTAAGAAActcaaaaatcagaaaaaataccGATTTACGTAATAACGTCAATGTGTTTTATTCTATGTTGCAATGTTGCGCGTAGGTTTGaaagagataataatattatctctttcaaatattatatgcgACGACATGCTTTTAAATTCGTGTACACATCGAAACTTGGAAAAGCTCTAAATGCctctaataaatatacatttctactgaactaaaaatataattgtatatcttAGCTCCTACTCCGCCGTCGTGATAATATACACCGAAGTACCGGACTTCACGGACTCACGGTTCGCTATTCGAGTTTAAGACGATGTGTGTAGTAAGCGATTGCGATATTCTAATTCCTAAGGGGTAtgaatagtattgaaaaattctacgaaaatgtatttttgtatttccaataatatggtttattgagTGGTTTGAGAGTAAATACCGGTAAATACacttattatcaatattgataGAAGAGAAGTTAATCTatgcttatatagttatataaaagtcaattttcgatattttaattactaaactcaataatttaaattcaaaaagtaaaatatcacaagTTTTAGAGCTAAATATaggacattgaaaataaaatatctaaaatcgaCTCCTCTACAAGCATAGATATATATACTTTTCCtcttcaatttgtataataggtgTTCATGCTGTAATGTCACTCAGTAAgctatattattggaaatatgaAACTAATTTTCAGTGTTTTGctaaaattcacatttgtaataagtatgtaaaatGCTGCGTTACTGACATGTGCGTGCAGTGTGGGTGCGCTCCACTATTTACTCTACACAGTCACTCACAATAATGATCACTTGCTACGTACACATTTACACGACCCGCATGCACAATAGgaaacaataactaaatattttattactaataaatccTACATTTTATTGCACGCTAGCCTATTGTAGTGGTTTAGACAATTACAGGAGGTTAGTAGGTTGCACATTtaatgtcaaataaaaaaattaattaagaaatatttatttgtttatttttatttaaaatatttgtataaagcAAATTAAtcatgattaattaaaaaaaatcaattaattagttttagcattagtttatagataatatgtataaacttgatttttttcagtataaaatgtaattattaataattgataactaatcaaaatattcaatacctattcaattacatatttttctggTTAATCTATTTATTGCTTATTAAGTACAAAATTTGGTTTACAACATTGTTGATGAAGTCACCAACAGTTTTAagtgtatattgcatattttaaaccaataaatattctttaatttcATAACATAGTTGACAATTACatgttattgttaaaaatgctGGTGTGCAAGGAAAGAATAGCATAGATGCATTTTTAACAAGATAATGAAGAtatctagttattatttaaaataaatagaaaagttaggtaaaaaaaaaaaaatgtttttttttttttttaactgggttatgttaatatttttatccattAAAAATCtgcttaaaaacagaaaaaaaacacaaattatgcatttttttaaaagaaatggtaaaatatgcaattatatgcaaaataaaattttgatattttgaatatagatATCATGAAACATATTTCTGTATAAAAATGGATGCTATTGgacaacctaaaaaaaatatgcaaaatcataaacatcctaaccctattaattattataataggatgTCTATATATtcctatcatattataatttattattgataagaaTTTTTGACTCAATACCACATTCCCTAGAACAGTGTGAATAGTTTCATGGTATACATAAGTAagagcttaaaatttaaaattaatctaataattggcaacatttgtatgatatttttaatatttgaaacaggcaattttaattttggattttggaGGCCCCCCAGATATGGGTACTGGACAGTCGTTGCCAGATAACTTGGCATGGCGGCAGCGGTTCGAATTTTATTACCGAATAACAAATAATGGTGTAAATTGGTATATATCcatctatattagtatattccATAGTTTCCATATTACTTCCCAGATGTCTAAtttatctctgtaccaaatttcatcgcaatTGGTCCAACTGTTCAGGAATGCATAAAAGAcactcacacacatacacaaacatttatttttatgttgatacttttaattttaataccacaTGAAACAATGTAGTTTTAGACCCAGTTTGAGAAGTCTTCTACTCTTCAcacatttattaaatcatttttttttttttatacctatatatgccaATGTTGGTAATAATATGCGCGTTATACCTGTAAATTGAATAATGATTCATTATCATTAATGAATACTAATACATTCCTACTCCGACGAGTAGTGCATAGTCTGAGGGACCTCttgcttaattttatttattttataatatttaatctgtaAAAATTCTTGTTTCAAAAAAACTGGAATCAATATATGCAGTATAAAGATGGaaagacaaaataaattgtcgatCGAAATGTGGGACACCGCCAGCACCATCCCTAAACCCGCAGACATCACTTCAGCCAGAACCAACTCAACTGCTGCcagcaatataaatacaattaacaattttgcCGTCACTTCCACAACTGCTAGCATTGTTGCCGTCACCACCACTACAGCCAGCATTGTTTCTGTCACCACCTCCACAGCCAGTAACTTTGTTGCTGCCACTAGGACCATGGTTTCCACCCCGGTTACCATTGACCATCCACGTCGAGGCCGTGGGTTCATTCCCAGACATGGACATTTCCGTAATCTTGGTGGTTTCCAAGGTTATAGTTTTAGAGAGATTGAGAGAAAAATGGGTGGTTCCTCCAATCAAATGCTATtggtaaaatttattaaatataactatatattttaatgcatgtatttatttaccatttaacTATTGATTATTTTCTAATGATAACCAACTGACTAATGAACTATAATTACTAGTCTCAGGTATTACAACATTGGAGGAAGGATGTGCAGAAGTACTACAACCCCCCTCTTCCAGGCAAAAGGAGCCGAAAAAAACGGGGTGGCCAGTACAGCCAGGGACAAAGAGGACTTGGTGGACATGGAAGACGTGGAGGACGAGGTGGACAAGGAGGGACAGGAGGAATGACAATTTAAGAttgaaaactcaaaaatatattgactgtCATGTGAAAATAGAatgttaatttacaaattaaaatgtaaatacttttaaaaattcattgatacttattttttattcttacattaaaattatttattttaattgcccAAAACCATAATATCATGCATTCATGCATGAGCGAAACAAgggttaataatttttttgctaGGTACTTTAGCGTTTAATTCTGTTTGTGAGTTGTGCAACTTGTGATTGTGTAAGAATAGTCATACTACATAGTATAAGTACATTCCACAGAATTTTCTTCGACAAGTTTCTATGTGTGAGCGTGTGGTCCAAATGATAATACAGTTGAACTAGATTAACTCGAACTCTTTTAACTTGAAATCATCGATACCTCAAACTTTTTCCCGGTCCCTAGAActtcttattattgtattatcctTGGATAACTCAAACtatttaagaggatgtgatacccgcatgtgNNNNNNNNNNNNNNNNNNNNNNNNNNNNNNNNNNNNNNNNNNNNNNNNNNNNNNNNNNNNNNNNNNNNNNNNNNNNNNNNNNNNNNNNNNNNNNNNNNNNNNNNNNNNNNNNNNNNNNNNNNNNNNNNNNNNNNNNNNNNNNNNNNNNNNNNNNNNNNNNNNNNNNNNNNNNNNNNaaaatgcacaaacaatttacaattttaaaatactgatagctcgctttaaaattaaaatataataaaaagtccatgaggttgtctagataataatcttacctttagattttataagaggtcaattcactctaatttttaagctaacggagctacacgtgttctgttttgcgtataatttgttatgttacgcacttgtaagacggagacaacacatgcggttatcacgtcctcttaaacatGGTAACcagtaattaattaacaaatgaACGGGTGCATGTCCAaatagtgattatattataggtgttaGCCATGCCAGAAGGAGAGGGGGGTGTGGGTTAAGGAGTCATGACAACCCCTCActcattaaacaatattttttagtctgtaaattaaaaaaaatagtccacagtggaaaaatattttctatttacacTTCAATACCTCAatgtaattagttttttttctgtgCCCCCGCCACcatcaacatttaataaatattgtatttatcgtTTTGAAACAATTCTGTATGTTATGATTAAGGAACCAcgtaaaacttaattataaatttattttaaacattgcaTGTTAAAGTAACTCAAAGTTGACTTATTTGCCTTATTGTTATCTTTTGATGTGTAATAACATAAGACAtttttggtgaaatcagaataaactaatattggaacaattcaattttagtttttagccgaatttttcaaaaagttttctCTTAAAATGTTGCGTTTTAACGCTTTTTTTCACGCTTTGAACGCCCTATTTGGCGGTATTtggaataattaaaagttaaattcaaatacgtaattttataattcatgtaTTGATTtaggataaaataatatttatcgtatttctattaacatatttattcatttaaaataatataaattgaatattagtTAAGCTATCATcggaaacataaaataaaaatgcattgtgATAAGCacaaatcatattaattaaaattatattatagtcttggAAGTCTTATCAACTCTATAATTGGTGACAATAGATCATAATTAAGTCAGCCATCTGTGAGCAGATGTATTGTTGAAGTATCAAATGCACTGAATCAGCCAgatatcataaaatgttattgttatacaagCTTCCccgatagttttcaaaaattaaatatgtagtgCGTTGAggataaacacatttttttactcaTACCTGACTAAAATCTgtatggtacctatactatgtgtactaaaaaataatatatacttttacataAACTGAACCTACTATGATTTTCAAATTGCTATATTTGTTCTAAACACGAATATatttcttgataaaaaaaaaggagtGCCAGGGGTCATAGGGATTATAGGCTGTACACATAACACATGTTGCCATATTTCCAATTCCTTCAGAAGGATTATACCTTAAACACATTTATGTGAATCGCAAAGAGTTACCACAGCATTAATTAGCACAATTAGacaattattaagtaggtagtattatttattttttggtgctCACTTTTCATTGAGTATGAGTAGAATTGTAGAACCATAGTGGTAcctagaattttaaaatttagtttaattgaTAAGATTtctaatagataatttattcaatattacctattcataaaaaaaaaaaaaagccattGTTTATTTTAGTACATCACATCATTGATTTGTTATTGACTAAAGATTTGTGACTCTGATGCAAGAATAATGAATGTTAATGCTCAATATCCTGGAAGCACTAATGATTCATTTATATGGTGGCAAAGTATGATATCCACTTACATTGAAAACTTGCATAACAATGGTCAtacttattatatgtattcTATATACTTCTAAGTTTTAGAACCCAgactgttaataatttaaaatatattcattcaccaatatatttaatatgtaataagcaTTAGCAAACACAACAGTTTTCAACTTGTTGtctttatagttaaaaaattaaagaatgacttaaattatatattaaaattttaaagtctaGTGCGTCCGATGGATATTGACGCAGAAAAAAGGCACCGTAcagtattgtatttacaatgagTAGGGGGTCAAGGTTCACCGCATCACCGCCAAAACCAAACAAGAAGAAGCGACTAGCACCATataaataagacatattttcaTTAGATGACAA from the Acyrthosiphon pisum isolate AL4f chromosome X, pea_aphid_22Mar2018_4r6ur, whole genome shotgun sequence genome contains:
- the LOC100571613 gene encoding uncharacterized protein LOC100571613 gives rise to the protein MERQNKLSIEMWDTASTIPKPADITSARTNSTAASNINTINNFAVTSTTASIVAVTTTTASIVSVTTSTASNFVAATRTMVSTPVTIDHPRRGRGFIPRHGHFRNLGGFQGYSFREIERKMGGSSNQMLLSQVLQHWRKDVQKYYNPPLPGKRSRKKRGGQYSQGQRGLGGHGRRGGRGGQGGTGGMTI